The segment AGGGCCTGATAACCCCCGCTCCGGCGGTATTCTTCCAGCGTGTTAATCCGGTCCGGCTTTCGATTTTGGAAAAGGACCTGAGGATGCATCTAGGTTGCCTCTGTTCTTAATTTTTCCAGGATTTGATCGAGTTTTTCGGGTGTCAGGGGGCCATAGACCTTGCGGTTGATGAGCACTGCCGGCGCCCGGTCACAATAACCGATGCAGCATACGGGCAGCAGGGTGAACAGGCCGTCGCTGGTGGTTTCCCCCATTTTGATCCCTAATTTTCGGCACAGACAGTTCCGGATGTTCTCATATCCGTCCATCCAGCAAATAACGCTGTCGCACACATGAACGACATATTTTCCCACCGGTTCCCGAAAGATAAAGGTATAGAAAGTGGCGAGTTCTTCCACTTCCAGCGGTGTCATACCCACAAGGGAAGCGGTTTCTTCCAGGGCCGCGTCGCTCAGAAAACCGTAATGGTCCTGAAGCGCAAGCATGACATCCACCACCAGCTCCCGGGGATACTCGGCCGATGATATCTTTTGCTCCAAAGATTTTTTTAATTCTGCGGGCAGCATTCAGTCTGCTCCGGCCCTGTTTCCTTAATTGAAAAATTTGTACCTTTTGCGGCCGAAAAATAAAATCAAGCACGAAATTTAAAAATCTTTTTCGTGTTTTCGTGTTTTCGTGATGAAAAATTTTGTTCTTTTCCGGGTTGTCCCGCTTGTCATAGATGCCGCTTGCGGGGCGGGGCTTATCCGGGTTAGGGTTAACGGTCGATATCGGGCAAAATAAAATCCACGGAACCGATGATGGCGATCAGGTCGGAAATGGACCAGCCCCGCGCCATCATCGGCAACACTTGCACATTGGCAAAGCCCGGAGCCCGGATACGCATGCGGTAGGCATATCCCAGCCCGTCGCTGACCACATAGTAGCCCTGCTCTCCCCGGGGAATCTCACAGGATGCATACGCCTCTCCCCTAGGGATTTTGGGGCCCCGGGTCAC is part of the Candidatus Desulfatibia profunda genome and harbors:
- the nuoE gene encoding NADH-quinone oxidoreductase subunit NuoE, whose product is MLPAELKKSLEQKISSAEYPRELVVDVMLALQDHYGFLSDAALEETASLVGMTPLEVEELATFYTFIFREPVGKYVVHVCDSVICWMDGYENIRNCLCRKLGIKMGETTSDGLFTLLPVCCIGYCDRAPAVLINRKVYGPLTPEKLDQILEKLRTEAT